The nucleotide sequence CTGGGCGTTCAAGCGCGCACCGGTGGAATTGTCTGATCCGTTTCGGGCTGAAGTGACCGGCTACCTCGCGCGCAATCCCGTCACCGGCCTGCTGATCGCCAAAGACGACCAGATCCTGTTCGAGCATTACCAATACGGCCGGACCGACCGCCACCGGTTTGTTTCCCAGTCGATGGTCAAGTCGATCACCGGCCTGTTGATCGGCATCGCGGTTTCCGAAGGCGCGATCAAATCGGTCGACGACACGGCCGAGATGTATGTGCGGGGCTTCCGCGGATCGGAATATGGCCGAACGCCGATCCACGATCTCCTGCACATGTCCTCAGGGATCGACTTTGGCGAGGAGGCGGAAGGCGGGCGCGATCTCAACCGGCTATGGCAGGACATGGTCGCCGGCTTTTCGGGGAAAGGCACAGTCAACAGCATTGTTCAATTCAATCACCGGATCGCGCCGCCAGGGACGCGCTTCCATTACGCCAGCATTGAACCGGATGTGCTCGGTATGGTCCTGCGCAACGCCACCGGCAAATCGCTGTCCGACTGCCTGCAGGAAAAAATCTGGCAACCCATCGGGACAGAAGCCGATGCCAGATGGATGGTGGACGCCGAAGGGTTCGAACTGGCTCACTTCGGCTTCAATGCGGTGCTGCGCGATTATGCCCGGCTCGCGCGCTTGCTGGCGCATGACGGCGCGTGGGGTGGGCGGCAGATCATTCCGGCGCAGTGGGTGATTGATGCGACCACGGTGCGGCCGTCAGGCGGCTATCTCGCGCCGGGAAAAGCCGATCGCGATTTCGGCTATGGCTATTTGCTGTGGCTGCTGCCCTGGGGGCAGCGCCAGTTTGCGATGTTCGGTGATTTCGGACAGCGCGTCTGCATCGATCCGGCTTCAAAAATCGTGATCGTGCAGACCGGACTGGAGCAGACCCCGGAGATTTGGAAACTGTGGTTGGCGGCGCTGAAGCGGTTCAGCTAGAGCATTATCCGGAAAAGTGGCTACCGGTTTTCGGAAAAGATCGTGCTTAAAAAAGGATAATGCGGGATGACTTTTCTTCGAATCTTCATCGCATCCTTTTGAACATGCCTACGTTTGTTCGAGCCTCAAAAGCAACCAAGCGTTGTCAAGGGAGTTGTTGCAGTCTCCAACCAGGGAGACAAACCATGGAACTGAAATCTGCAGTTGTTGGGTTGGCCGCCCTCGGCGGCGTTATGCTCGCCGCTGGCTCAGCTTCCGCCGCGATGCCGAACGGGCTTCCGCATGCCGACCAGATCTCACGCCAGGCCACTGATGTCGAGCAGGTCCGCTGGGTCTGCAACGCCTGGGGTCGCTGCTGGTGGCGTCCGGGTCCGAGATGGGGCGCCGGCGGTTGGGGCCCGCGCCCCGTGTGGCGTCCGGGATGGCGCAGCGCCTATGCTTGGGGCGGGCCGGTTTGGGGCCCGCGGCCCGTGTGGGGTCCGCGGCCAGGATGGGGCCCGCGTCCAGGGTGGGGCTGGAACGGCAGGTGGTGATCGGAGAGGGGGCGTACGCCGGCTGATAACGCCGCGAGTACTGCTTTCATAATATCCGTACCCGCTGCACCGTTGGTGCCGCGCAACTCGCCGCTCGCTGGTAAGTGTCCGGCTGCTGCACGTCACGAATCTGCGCTCTCCGCGCGCTCGGCAGCAGTCGTGCGCCGGGAGACGCTAGCAGAGGCGTGTGTGTCCCTTAGTCCTGCTTCTCGCTGAACGTCGCGCGGAACGGATGTGCCGGGTAGACGCCGACGATGCGGAATTCACGCGAGAAGAATTTCAGTTCCTCCAGCGCAAAGGCGAGGCCGCGGTCATCGGGGTGGCCGTCGACATCGGCATAGAACTGCGTCGCAAAGAAATTGCCATCGACCATGTAGCTTTCCAATTTCGTCATGTTGACGCTATTGGTGGCGAAACCGCCGAGCGCCTTGTAGAGCGCGGCGGGCAAATTGCGCACCCGGAAAACAAAAGTGGTGACCAGCGGGCCAGAGCCCTGGGCGGCCCATTTCTGGTCGCGCGCGAGCACCACGAAGCGCGTGGTGTTGTGGGTCTCGTCCTCGACGTCCTCGGCCAGGATATCGAGGCCGTAGATTTGCGCCGCCAGGCGGGAGGCAATCGCGGCAACGCTCTTGTCCTTGCGTTCGGAAACGTCGCGCGCGCTGCCGGCGGTATCGGCCGCAACGATCGGCTTGATGCCAAGCTTGCGGATGATGCGGCGGCATTGCCCGAGCGCGTGGACGTGGCTCTCCACCGTCTTGATGTCGGAAAGCTTTGTGCCCTTCGGTGCCATCAATTGATGGCGGATCGGCAAGAACCATTCACCGACGATGAATAGACCGGACGCCGGCAGGAGATGATGGATGTCGGCGACCCGGCCGGCGACCGAATTCTCGATCGGGATCATGCCGAGGTCGGCCTCGCCGGAGGCGATCACCGACAGCGCGTCCTCGAAGGTCGGGCAGGGCAGCGGCTCGGCGTCGGGATAGGCCTCGACGATGGCGATATGGGAATTGGCGCCAGGCTCGCCCTGGAATGCGATTTTGAACTTTTTGGTCATGCGGGGCCTTTTAGCAGCGGCTCAGGCTTTTGCCAGTGTGCGGCGGGCGGTTTCGAGGTCATCAGGCGTATCGACGCCGAGCGGCACCGAACTCACGATGGCGGCGTCGATCCGCATGCCGGCTTCCAGCGCCCTGAGCTGCTCGAGTTTCTCGCGTTGTTCCAGGACGGAGGGCGGCAGTTTGACGAAGCGCTCCAGCGCTCGCCGCCGATAGGCATAGAGCCCGATGTGATGGTAGCGCGGACCGTCGCCGTACGGCGCGGTGGCGCGGGTAAAATACAGCCCACGGAGCCGTTGGCCGCCCAATGGCGACCCGATCAGCTTCACTACGCTCGGGTTGGTGTGTTCTTCATCTCGTCGGATCTCGGCGGCCAAGGTCCCGATGTCGACCTGGGGGTCGTCGAGCAGCGCGAGCGCGGCCCGGATATCCTGAGGGGGAATGGTCGGCAAATCGCCCTGGACGTTGACCACGCTCTCGGCCCGGCCCTCGGGATCGAGCCGCGTCAGCGCCTCGTAAATACGGTCCGAGCCGGAGGGATGGTCGGGCCGGGTCATGACCGCCGTGCCGCCATGGGCTTTCACGGCGGCCGCGATCTCGGGCGTGTCGGTGGCGACTGCCACCCGGCCGATTTGGGCCTCCTCGGCGCGCCGCAGCACGTGGACGATCATCGGCAGGCCGCCGATGTCGAGCAGCGGCTTGCCGGGCAGGCGGGTCGCCGCCATGCGGGCGGGAATCAGCACAAGAATGCGGGTTTCGGTCATCCGTCGCGAGGTCAGCCGGCCAGCAAAAACAGGCCGGAAATAATGGGGGATCGATGGAAAGTCGGGGCGTTTATACGGGTTGCCAGAGCCCGGGCAAACCGATATCTCAACCCCGCTGAGGGTGCGGCGCGAAAAGCTGATTCCTGACGCGCATCCGCGGCCGTTCGCCGGCCTTCAGTCGACCTTTCCGGCCTGGAGCCTGATCCGTTATGGACTCCTTCGAACTCAACAAGATTCTCGGTGCCATCCTCGGCACCTGCATTCTCGTTCTGGTGACGAGCTTTGCCGCCCATGCGATTTTTGCGCCCGTGAAGCCGGAAAAGCCGGGCTTCGAGATCGCCGTGAAGGAAGACGCCTCTCACGGCGGCGCCAAGGAAGCTGCCGCGCCGTCCGAGCCGATCGAGAAGCTGTTGCAGACGGCTTCCGTCGAGAAGGGCACCGCCGCCGCCAAGAAGTGCGCCGCCTGCCACACCTTCGAGAAGGGTGGCCCGAACCGCGTTGGCCCGAACCTTTACGGCGTCCTCAACGAGCCAAAGGGCGCCGGCCGCGGCGGGTTCAATTTCTCGGCCGCCATGAAAAGCAAGGGTGGCACCTGGACCTATGAAGACCTCAACAAGTTCCTTGCCAACCCCAAGGCTTTTGTTCCGGGCACCGCGATGGGCTTTGCCGGCATCCCGAAGGACAGCGAGCGCGCCGACGTGATCGCCTATCTGCGCAGCCTTTCGGAGAATCCGGCTCCGCTACCGACGGCGGCGAAGTAATATTTCGCCTCTTCGGCATGGACTTCCGAGCGATATCACGGCCAGGCAATGCCTGGCCGTTTCGCTATGAGGGGATCGCATTGTTGTTATCGGAGTTGTTACCGGGACTTTTCGCCGCAGCGGCGGTGTTCCCAAGCTGCTATCATGAGGAAAAAGCAACGTAATTGGTCGAACCCTTGCCTTATATTGGGTCCTCACTAACTCCGCCTCGTGCTTGCGTCGTTCGCGTCTGGGGCCGCCGCGGACTCGACAGTACGGATACTGGCGTCAGCAACAGGAATTCTGCATTTGGCCATTACCCGACGACATCTTCTCCAGGGCGGCGCGCTTGCCGCCATGACCCCCGCGCTGGGGCTTGCTCCCGGAATCTCGGCCATTACTCCAGCCCACGCCCAATCGGCGTCCGGCGAACTGACGTGGCGGCATGCGCTGTCGCTGTTCGGCGAAGTCAAGTACCCGGCCGGCTTCAAGCGCTTCGACTACGTCAATCCGGAGGCCCCTAAGGGCGGCACCGTACGTCAGATCCAGATCGGGACGTTTGATAACTTCAACCTTGTGGTTGCCGGCGTCAAAGGATCGCTCGCAGGCGGCGTTCAGCTGATCTACGAATCTCTCATGACGCAGTCGCTGGATGAGGTTTCGACCGAGTACGGCGAATTGGCCGAAGCCGTCAGCCATCCCGAGGATTTCTCCTGGGTAACGTACCGTCTCAGGCAAGAGGCGAAATGGCACGACGGAAAGCCTGTCACGCCTGACGACGTGATCTTCTCACTTGACGCGTTTAAGCAAAATCATCCGCAATATTCGGCTTACTATCGCCATGTGGTGAAAGCTGAAAAAGTCGGTGATCGCGAGATAAAGTTCAGCTTCCATGCGCCTGGCAATCGCGAGCTCCCGCAGATCGTTGGACAGCTCACGATCTTGCCGAAGCATTGGTGGGAGGGCACTGACAGTCAGGGCCGCAAGCGCGACATCTCCGCGACAACGCTGGAGAAGCCGCTGGGCTCGGGCGCTTACCGCATCAAGGAATTTGTCCCGGGAAGGACGCTGACGCTGGAGCGGGTGAAGGACCATTGGGGGCGCGATTCCAGCACGAATGTCGGCCGCAACAATTTCGACGAGTTGCGTCTGGAATATTTCCGGGACTCGACGGTCGCACTCGAGGCTTTCAAGGGCGATCAAGTCGATTGGCGCACAGAGAACAGCGCGAAGAACTGGGCGACGGCCTACGACTTTCCGGCCGTCAATGACAAGCGTGTGCTGCTCGAGGAGTTTCCAAACCGCAGTTCCGGAATCATGCAGGCATTCGCGTTGAATACCCGGCGTGAGCAGTTCAAGGATCCGCGGGTGCGTCGTGCGCTGAATTTTGCGTTCGATTTCGAGGAAACGAACAAGCAGATGTTCTTCGGTCAGTACAAGCGCATCAGCAGCTACTTCGATGGCACTGACCTGGCTTCAAGCGGCGTGCCGCAAGGTAAGGAATTGGAAATACTCGAAGCCGTCCGCGCGGAAGTGCCGCCCGAGGTTTTCACGAAGCCCTATACCAATCCGGTCGGCGGCAGTCCCGAGGCGGTTCGCGAAAATCTACGTGAGGCGCTGCGCTTGCTGAAGGAAGCTGGGTACGAGGTGCGCGAGCGCAAGCTAGTCGATAGCAAGACTGGAGCACAGTTTGCGCTCGAATTGCTCGGTGCCGACCCGACCTTCGAACGGGTGATGCTGTTCTTCAAGCCGTCGCTGGAGCGGCTTGGCATCGTTGTCAGTGTGCGCACAATCGATCCAACACAGTATGAAAACCGGCTTCGCAGCTGGGATTTCGACGTGGTCGTCTCGTCGTGGGCGGAATCATTGTCACCCGGAAATGAACAGCGCGAATATTGGGGTTCGCAGGCGGCGGACATGGCGGGTTCGCGCAATGTCATCGGCATCAAGAATCCGGCCATCGACAAATTGATCGAGCGGCTGATCTATGCCAAGGGTCGGGATGACCTTGTTGCCGCGACCAGGGCGCTCGACCGCGTGCTGCTGTGGAATCACTATGTCGTGCCGCAGTGGAATTATCCCAAGGTCCGTACCGCGCGCTGGGATCGCTTCGGCCGGCCGTCCGAATTGCCCAAATACGGCCTGTCGGGCTTCCCGACGCTGTGGTGGTGGGACGCCGAAAAGGCTGCCAAGATCGGAAAGCGCAGTTGAAGGAATCGCGCATGGCGCTACTCAATCGCCGGCACGTGCTGGGTCTCGGTGTCGGCGCGTTAAGCGCTGTCGGCCTCAAACCGGTCGCCACCGCTTCCGAGGCGGGCACTGAAAGCCACGGCATGTCGGTGTTCGGCGACCTGAAATACCCTGCCGACTTCAAGCATTTCGACTACGTCAATCCGCAAGCGCCGAAAGGCGGGTTGTTTTCCACGATCCCGTCGACCCGTGCCTATAATCAGTCCTTCCAGACGTTCAATTCCTTCAACGCCTTCATCCTCAAAGGCGAAGGCGCAAAGGGCATGGAGCTGACCTTTGACTCGCTGATGGCGCGCGCGAATGACGAGCCCGACGCGATGTACGGCCTTGCCGCAAAGTCGGTGCGGATCTCGCCTGACAAGCTGACCTACCGCTTCACGATGCGGCCCGAGGCGCGTTTTCATGACGGCTCGAAGATGACGGCGCATGACGTCGCCTTCTCGCTCAACACGCTGAAGGAAAAGGGTCATCCGCTGATCCTGGTTCAGTTGCGCGACTTCGTGAAGGCCGAGGCGCTCGACGATGGGAAGCTGGCCGTTGTCTTTGCGCCGAACCGCGCGCGCGACGTCCCGCTCTATGTTGCAGGCTTGCCGATCTTCTCCAAAGCCTATTACGCGAAGCGCGTGTTCGAGGAATCGACCACCGAGATCCCGCTCGGCTCGGGGCCGTACAAGGTGGGCAAATACGAAATCAACCGCTACGTCGAATACGAACGGGTGAAGGACTGGTGGGCGGCCGATCTTCCCGTCAACCGCGGCAGCTACAATTTCGACACCGTGCGCTACGAGTTCTATCGCGACCGCGACGTGGCGTTCGAAGGCTTTACCGGCAAGAGCTATCTCTACCGCGAGGAGTTCACCGCGCGGATCTGGGCGACGCGTTACGATTTTCCGGCGATCAAGGATGGCCGCGTCAAGCGCGAGACCCTGCCGGACGAACTGCCGTCGGGAGGACAGGGCTGGTTCTTCAACACCCGCCGCGACAAGTTCAAAGACCCCAAAGTGCGCGAAGCGGTCATCAATGCCTTCGATTTCGAATGGACCAACAAGACCGTGATGTACGGCGCCTATGCGCGCACGGTGTCGCCGTTCCAGAATTCGGACATGGTGGCGACCGGGCTGCCGTCGCCGGAAGAGCTGAAGCTGCTCGAGCCGTTCCGTGGGCAGGTGCCGGACGAGGTGTTCGGCGAGCCGTTCGTGCCGCCGGTATCGGATGGATCGGGCCAGGACCGGCAATTGCTGCGCAAGGCGCAGCAACTGCTGCAGGAGGCAAAACTTCCCGTCAAGGACGGCAAGCGGCTCATGCCGAACGGCGAGATCTTTGCGATCGAGTTCCTGCTCGACGAGCCATCGTTCCAGCCGCATCATGCGACCTTCATCAAGAATCTCGGCCAGCTCGGCATCGAAGCCAGCATCCGGTTGATTGACGCCGTGCAATATCGCGCGCGGGTGGAGGCCTTCGATTTCGACATCACGACGATGCGCCTGAGCATGTCACCAACGCCGGGCGACAGCCTGCGGCCGTATTTTACGTCGCATGCGGCCGCTACCAAGGGATCGTACAATCTGGCGGGGGTGGCCAGCCCCGCGATCGATGCGCTGGTCGACAAGGCCATCGGCGCCGAAACGCGGGCTGATTTGACCTTCGCGTGCCGCGCGCTCGATCGCGTGTTCCGGGCCGGCCGCTATTGGGTGCCGCAATGGTACCGCACCAACCACCCGATCGCCTATTGGGACCTGTTCGCGCATCCGCCAAAGCCGGCGCGCTACACGCAAGGCACCGGTGCGCCGGACAACTGGTGGTATGACGCCGCCAAGGCCGCGAAGCTCGAGCAGGCGAAGTAATTCATGACCGCCTATATCGCCCGCCGCATTCTCCTGATGGTACCGACGCTGCTCGGAATCCTTCTGGTATCGTTCGTGGTCGTGCAGTTCGCGCCCGGAGGTCCGGTTGAACGCGTCATTGCGCAGCTCTCGGGCGCCGACACCGGCGGCACGTCGCGGGTATCGGGCGGCGGCGGCGATTTCGGCGCACGCGGCAACCAGGTCGGCGCGGCGGCGGACGCCGTCAGTTCGAAATATCGCGGCGCGCAGGGGCTCGATCCTGACTTCATCAAGAAGCTCGAAGTCCAGTTTGGCTTCGACAAGCCGGCGCCCGAGCGTTTTGCGCTGATGCTGTGGAATTTCGCGCGCTTCGATTTCGGCAAGAGCTATTTCCGCGACGTCAGCGTGCTCCAGCTCATCAAGGAGAAGCTGCCGGTGTCGATGTCGCTCGGCATCTGGATGACGCTCCTGACCTACCTGATCTCGATTCCGCTCGGCATCCGCAAGGCTGTCGCGGACGGTTCAAAGTTCGACACCTGGACCTCGGCGGTGATCATCATCGGCTTTGCGATACCGGGATTCCTGTTCGCGATCCTGCTGATCGTCCTGTTCGCCGGCGGTTCGTTCTTCAACGTGTTCCCGCTGCGCGGCCTGACCTCGGACGGCTGGGCGCAGTTTCCCTGGTATTGGAAGATCATCGACTATTTCTGGCACATCACGCTGCCGCTGGTGTCGATGGCGCTCGGCGCCTTCGCCACCATGTCGCTGCTCACCAAGAACTCGTTCCTCGATGAGATCCGCAAGCAATATGTCATGACCGCGCGCGCCAAGGGCTGCAGCGAGCGGCAGGTGCTCTACAATCACATCTTCCGCAATGCGATGCTGATCGTGATCGCCGGCTTCCCGAGCGCGTTCATCCACGCCTTTTTCTCCGGCTCGCTCCTGATCGAAACCATCTTCTCGCTCGACGGCCTCGGTCTGCTCGGATTCGAGAGCGTGCTGAACCGCGACTACCCCGTGGTATTTGGAACATTGTTCATCTTTTCGCTGGTCGGTCTCGTGGTCAACCTGATCTCCGACCTCGCTTATATGTGGATCGACCCGAGGATCGATTTTGAGGCGAGGGAAGTCTGATGGCGATGCTCGCGCCCCAGCCGGTCGAAACCACCACGCAGTCACCGCTCGGCGAAGTCGTGCCGCCGGTGCGCCACGTCTTCCAACCTTCGCCGCTCAATCGTCGTCGCTGGCATAATTTCAAGGCGAACCGCCGCGGCTACTGGTCGTTCTGGATATTTACGGTTCTGTTCGTGATGTCGCTGTTTGCCGAGTTGATCGCCAACGACCGGCCATTCCTGATCAAATATGACGGCCATCTCTACTGGCCGGCCTTCGTCACCTATTCCGAAACCACTTTCGGCGGCGACTTCGAGACCGCTGCCGACTATCGCGATCCCTACTTGCAGAAGCAGATCGCGGCCAAGGGTGGCACCGTCGTCTGGCCGCTGGTCCGCTTCTCCTACCACACCCACAATCTCGACCTGCCGACGCCGGCGCCGTCGCCGCCGACCTGGATGCTCACCGAAACGCAGTGCAAGGAGATGGTGCAGAAGAAGGGTCTCAAGGGCTGCAGCGACCTCGAATACAACTGGCTCGGTACCGACGACCAGGGCCGCGATGTGGTCGCGCGCCTGATCTACGGCTTTCGCATCTCGGTGCTGTTCGGCCTGACGCTGACGATTATCTCCTCGATCATCGGCATCGCGGCCGGCGGCGTGCAGGGCTATTTCGGCGGCTGGATCGATCTGACCTTCCAGCGGCTGATCGAGGTCTGGACTGCCATTCCTTCGCTGTATCTGCTGCTGATCCTGTCCTCGGTGCTGGTGCCGGGCTTCTTTGTCCTGCTCGGCATCTTGCTGTTGTTCTCCTGGGTGTCGCTGGTCGGGCTGGTGCGCGCCGAGTTCCTGCGCGGACGAAATTTCGAATATATCCAGGCGGCGCGAGCGCTCGGTGTTTCAAATCGGGTGATCATGTTCCGCCACCTGCTGCCGAACGCGATGGTGGCGACGATGACGTTCCTGCCGTTCATCGTGTCGTCCTCGGTGATGACGCTGACGGCGCTGGATTTTCTCGGCTTCGGCCTGCCGCCCGGTTCGCCGTCGCTCGGCGAATTGCTGTCGCAAGCAAAAGCAAACGTGCAGGCGCCCTGGCTCGGTTTCACCGGCTTCTTCTCGGTCGCGATCATGCTGTCGCTCCTGATCTTCATCGGCGAAGCCGCGCGCGACGCCTTCGATCCGCGCAAGACGTTCCGGTAAGGGTGCTGCGCATGGACGCCATCAACCAGCCTTTACTCGATGTCCGCGACCTCTCCGTAGCGTTCGGCGATACGCTCGCGGTCGATCGCGTCTCGTTTTCGATCCGGCGCGGCGAATGCGTGGCCCTTGTTGGCGAGTCAGGCTCGGGAAAATCAGTCAGCGCATTGTCGATCCTCAAGCTGTTGCCCTATCCCAGCGCCTCGCATCCCTCAGGCCACATCCGCTTCCGCGGCCGCGAGCTGCTGACCGCGGCGGAAGGCGAGATGCGCGAGATCCGCGGCAATGACATCTCGATCATCTTCCAGGAGCCGATGACCTCGCTCAATCCGCTGCACACGATCGAGGCGCAGATCGGCGAGATTCTTTCCCTGCATAGCGGTCTCGGCGGGCAGATGGCGCGGGCGCGCACGCTGGAGCTTTTGACGCAGGTCGGCATTCCCGATCCCGAAACCCGGCTGAAGAGCTATCCCCATCAATTGTCCGGCGGCCAGCGCCAGCGCGTCATGATCGCGATGGCGCTCGCCAACGAGCCGGACCTCCTGATCGCGGATGAACCGACCACCGCGCTCGACGTCACGGTGCAGGCCCAGATCCTGGCGCTCTTGGCGGAAATTCGTTCCCGGCTCGGCATGAGCATGCTGTTCATTACCCACGATCTCGGCATCGTCCGCCGCATCGCCGACGTCGTCTGCGTGATGAATTCAGGCAAGATCGTCGAGCAGGGGCCGGTCGAGGAGGTCTTTACCGCACCGAAACATACCTATACCCGCGCGCTGCTCGCGGCCGAACCCAAGCCCGATCCGGCGCCGCCGCGGCCCAACGAGCCGGTGGTGATGTCGGCGGATAATCTGAAGGTCTGGTTTCCGATCAAGCGCGGGCTGTTGCGCTCGACCGTTGGCCATATCAAGGCGGTGGATGGCGTCAGCCTAGCGGTGCGCAAAGGCGAGACGCTCGGCGTCGTCGGCGAATCCGGCTCGGGCAAGACCACGCTGGGCCTGGCGCTGCTCCGGCTGATTTCCTCTGACGGCCCGATCGTGTTCCTCGGCAACAACATTCAAGGCCTGCGCTTCAAGGCCATGCTGCCATTCCGCCGCGACATGCAGATCGTGTTTCAGGATCCGTTCGGCGCGCTGAGCCCGCGCATGTCGGTCGGCGATATCGTCGCCGAGGGCCTTTCCGTGCATCAGAAGTCGTTGTCGCACGAAGAGCGCGAGGCCCGCGTCGTCAAGGCGCTGCGGGACGTCGGTCTCGATCCGGAGACCCGATTCCGCTACCCGCATGAATTCTCCGGCGGTCAGCGCCAGCGCATCTCGATCGCGCGCGCGGTGGTGCTGGAGCCGAATTTCGTCGTGCTGGACGAGCCGACGAGCGCGCTCGACATGCTGTTCCAGGCGCAGATGGTCGACCTGTTGCGCGAGCTGCAGCGCAAGCGCGACCTGACCTACATGTTCATCTCGCACGATCTACGCGTGGTGGCCTCGCTGGCGAGCCATCTGATCGTGATGCGTCACGGCAAGGTAGTCGAGGAGGGGCCGGCCGCGGAGCTGTTCAGGAATCCGACGAGCGATTACACCCGCGCCTTGTTCGCCGCCGCTTTCCGCATCGAGGCCGTGCCGGACGCACCCGCTACCTGACCGTCATTCCGAGGC is from Bradyrhizobium sp. AZCC 2176 and encodes:
- a CDS encoding extracellular solute-binding protein; amino-acid sequence: MAITRRHLLQGGALAAMTPALGLAPGISAITPAHAQSASGELTWRHALSLFGEVKYPAGFKRFDYVNPEAPKGGTVRQIQIGTFDNFNLVVAGVKGSLAGGVQLIYESLMTQSLDEVSTEYGELAEAVSHPEDFSWVTYRLRQEAKWHDGKPVTPDDVIFSLDAFKQNHPQYSAYYRHVVKAEKVGDREIKFSFHAPGNRELPQIVGQLTILPKHWWEGTDSQGRKRDISATTLEKPLGSGAYRIKEFVPGRTLTLERVKDHWGRDSSTNVGRNNFDELRLEYFRDSTVALEAFKGDQVDWRTENSAKNWATAYDFPAVNDKRVLLEEFPNRSSGIMQAFALNTRREQFKDPRVRRALNFAFDFEETNKQMFFGQYKRISSYFDGTDLASSGVPQGKELEILEAVRAEVPPEVFTKPYTNPVGGSPEAVRENLREALRLLKEAGYEVRERKLVDSKTGAQFALELLGADPTFERVMLFFKPSLERLGIVVSVRTIDPTQYENRLRSWDFDVVVSSWAESLSPGNEQREYWGSQAADMAGSRNVIGIKNPAIDKLIERLIYAKGRDDLVAATRALDRVLLWNHYVVPQWNYPKVRTARWDRFGRPSELPKYGLSGFPTLWWWDAEKAAKIGKRS
- a CDS encoding serine hydrolase domain-containing protein, with the translated sequence MSREPHLSRRAALTGLAATCAAGLMSRASAEEAVPIFSSTGPNADRYGAAAGYPVPDAARARWQGNPWQPADRVGAFTHIDDIYPTRQVKRAAVPWAFKRAPVELSDPFRAEVTGYLARNPVTGLLIAKDDQILFEHYQYGRTDRHRFVSQSMVKSITGLLIGIAVSEGAIKSVDDTAEMYVRGFRGSEYGRTPIHDLLHMSSGIDFGEEAEGGRDLNRLWQDMVAGFSGKGTVNSIVQFNHRIAPPGTRFHYASIEPDVLGMVLRNATGKSLSDCLQEKIWQPIGTEADARWMVDAEGFELAHFGFNAVLRDYARLARLLAHDGAWGGRQIIPAQWVIDATTVRPSGGYLAPGKADRDFGYGYLLWLLPWGQRQFAMFGDFGQRVCIDPASKIVIVQTGLEQTPEIWKLWLAALKRFS
- a CDS encoding microcin C ABC transporter permease YejB is translated as MTAYIARRILLMVPTLLGILLVSFVVVQFAPGGPVERVIAQLSGADTGGTSRVSGGGGDFGARGNQVGAAADAVSSKYRGAQGLDPDFIKKLEVQFGFDKPAPERFALMLWNFARFDFGKSYFRDVSVLQLIKEKLPVSMSLGIWMTLLTYLISIPLGIRKAVADGSKFDTWTSAVIIIGFAIPGFLFAILLIVLFAGGSFFNVFPLRGLTSDGWAQFPWYWKIIDYFWHITLPLVSMALGAFATMSLLTKNSFLDEIRKQYVMTARAKGCSERQVLYNHIFRNAMLIVIAGFPSAFIHAFFSGSLLIETIFSLDGLGLLGFESVLNRDYPVVFGTLFIFSLVGLVVNLISDLAYMWIDPRIDFEAREV
- a CDS encoding prephenate dehydratase, whose protein sequence is MTKKFKIAFQGEPGANSHIAIVEAYPDAEPLPCPTFEDALSVIASGEADLGMIPIENSVAGRVADIHHLLPASGLFIVGEWFLPIRHQLMAPKGTKLSDIKTVESHVHALGQCRRIIRKLGIKPIVAADTAGSARDVSERKDKSVAAIASRLAAQIYGLDILAEDVEDETHNTTRFVVLARDQKWAAQGSGPLVTTFVFRVRNLPAALYKALGGFATNSVNMTKLESYMVDGNFFATQFYADVDGHPDDRGLAFALEELKFFSREFRIVGVYPAHPFRATFSEKQD
- a CDS encoding extracellular solute-binding protein, which encodes MALLNRRHVLGLGVGALSAVGLKPVATASEAGTESHGMSVFGDLKYPADFKHFDYVNPQAPKGGLFSTIPSTRAYNQSFQTFNSFNAFILKGEGAKGMELTFDSLMARANDEPDAMYGLAAKSVRISPDKLTYRFTMRPEARFHDGSKMTAHDVAFSLNTLKEKGHPLILVQLRDFVKAEALDDGKLAVVFAPNRARDVPLYVAGLPIFSKAYYAKRVFEESTTEIPLGSGPYKVGKYEINRYVEYERVKDWWAADLPVNRGSYNFDTVRYEFYRDRDVAFEGFTGKSYLYREEFTARIWATRYDFPAIKDGRVKRETLPDELPSGGQGWFFNTRRDKFKDPKVREAVINAFDFEWTNKTVMYGAYARTVSPFQNSDMVATGLPSPEELKLLEPFRGQVPDEVFGEPFVPPVSDGSGQDRQLLRKAQQLLQEAKLPVKDGKRLMPNGEIFAIEFLLDEPSFQPHHATFIKNLGQLGIEASIRLIDAVQYRARVEAFDFDITTMRLSMSPTPGDSLRPYFTSHAAATKGSYNLAGVASPAIDALVDKAIGAETRADLTFACRALDRVFRAGRYWVPQWYRTNHPIAYWDLFAHPPKPARYTQGTGAPDNWWYDAAKAAKLEQAK
- a CDS encoding ABC transporter permease, coding for MAMLAPQPVETTTQSPLGEVVPPVRHVFQPSPLNRRRWHNFKANRRGYWSFWIFTVLFVMSLFAELIANDRPFLIKYDGHLYWPAFVTYSETTFGGDFETAADYRDPYLQKQIAAKGGTVVWPLVRFSYHTHNLDLPTPAPSPPTWMLTETQCKEMVQKKGLKGCSDLEYNWLGTDDQGRDVVARLIYGFRISVLFGLTLTIISSIIGIAAGGVQGYFGGWIDLTFQRLIEVWTAIPSLYLLLILSSVLVPGFFVLLGILLLFSWVSLVGLVRAEFLRGRNFEYIQAARALGVSNRVIMFRHLLPNAMVATMTFLPFIVSSSVMTLTALDFLGFGLPPGSPSLGELLSQAKANVQAPWLGFTGFFSVAIMLSLLIFIGEAARDAFDPRKTFR
- a CDS encoding c-type cytochrome — its product is MDSFELNKILGAILGTCILVLVTSFAAHAIFAPVKPEKPGFEIAVKEDASHGGAKEAAAPSEPIEKLLQTASVEKGTAAAKKCAACHTFEKGGPNRVGPNLYGVLNEPKGAGRGGFNFSAAMKSKGGTWTYEDLNKFLANPKAFVPGTAMGFAGIPKDSERADVIAYLRSLSENPAPLPTAAK
- a CDS encoding 3-deoxy-manno-octulosonate cytidylyltransferase; this translates as MTETRILVLIPARMAATRLPGKPLLDIGGLPMIVHVLRRAEEAQIGRVAVATDTPEIAAAVKAHGGTAVMTRPDHPSGSDRIYEALTRLDPEGRAESVVNVQGDLPTIPPQDIRAALALLDDPQVDIGTLAAEIRRDEEHTNPSVVKLIGSPLGGQRLRGLYFTRATAPYGDGPRYHHIGLYAYRRRALERFVKLPPSVLEQREKLEQLRALEAGMRIDAAIVSSVPLGVDTPDDLETARRTLAKA